A region from the Lepidochelys kempii isolate rLepKem1 chromosome 16, rLepKem1.hap2, whole genome shotgun sequence genome encodes:
- the TMEM203 gene encoding transmembrane protein 203 — MLFSLRELVQWLGFATFEIFLHVLALLVFSVLLALKVDNGGAELSWWKVFIPFFAADGLSTYFTTIVSVRLFQDGEKRLAVLRLFWILTILSLKFVFEMLLCQKLVEQTRELWYGLIMSPVFILLQLLMIRACRVN; from the coding sequence ATGCTGTTCTCGCTGCGGGAGCTGGTCCAGTGGCTGGGCTTTGCCACCTTCGAAATCTTCCTGCACGTCCTGGCGCTGCTGGTCTTCTCCGTCCTGCTCGCGCTGAAGGTGGATAACGGCGGCGCGGAGCTGTCCTGGTGGAAAGTTTTCATCCCCTTCTTCGCTGCCGACGGCCTGAGCACGTACTTCACCACCATCGTCTCCGTGCGGCTCTTCCAGGACGGGGAGAAGCGCCTGGCGGTCCTTCGCCTCTTCTGGATCCTCACCATCCTGAGCCTCAAGTTCGTCTTTGAAATGCTCTTATGTCAGAAACTAGTAGAGCAGACCAGGGAGCTCTGGTATGGACTCATTATGTCCCCCGTCTTCATCCTGCTCCAGCTCCTCATGATCCGAGCCTGCAGAGTAAACTGA